GGAGCGAGCGTCACCTACAACGACGCCCGGCGCTTCGGCTTCATGGATATGGTGCCCCGCTCCGGGATCGAATCCTGCAGGCATTTCGCCCAGATGGGCATCGAACCTCTTGGAAACGAACTCTCAGGGCAGATCATCGCCGATCTGTTCGCGGGCAGGCGGACGCCGCTGAAGGCCGCCCTCCTCGACCAGCGCCTGATCGCGGGGCTCGGCAACATCTATGTCTGCGAAGCCCTGTTCCGCACCGGCCTTCATCCGGAAGCTCCGGCGGGATCGCTCGCCACCAGGGCCGGCAAGCCGACCGACAAGGCGCATCGCCTGGCGGAGGTGATCCGGGAAGTCCTCTCGGAAGCGGTGACGGCGGGCGGATCCACCTTGCGGGATCATGCCCAGGTGGACGGCTCGCTCGGCTATTTCCAGCATTCCTTCCGTGTCTACGACCGGGAGGGGGAGCCCTGCGTCACGCCCGAATGCTCCGGCACGGTCGCGCGTCTGGTGCAGTCCGGCCGATCCACCTTCTATT
This window of the Microvirga sp. TS319 genome carries:
- the mutM gene encoding bifunctional DNA-formamidopyrimidine glycosylase/DNA-(apurinic or apyrimidinic site) lyase, whose product is MPELPEVETVRRGLEPAMVGARFTKVVQRRPDLRFPFPERFVERLEGQEVRALGRRAKYLLADLSSGEVLIMHLGMSGRFLVTQDGASRMPGEFHHEHGGLNAHDHVTFHLSNGASVTYNDARRFGFMDMVPRSGIESCRHFAQMGIEPLGNELSGQIIADLFAGRRTPLKAALLDQRLIAGLGNIYVCEALFRTGLHPEAPAGSLATRAGKPTDKAHRLAEVIREVLSEAVTAGGSTLRDHAQVDGSLGYFQHSFRVYDREGEPCVTPECSGTVARLVQSGRSTFYCPVCQKQTRAR